CGCCCTGCGGGTCACCGGCGGAGTGATCACCAGCGCAGGGGTGCTGCTCGCCGCGGTCTTCGCGGTGCTCGGCGTGCTGCCGCTGATCACACTGACCCAGATCGGCATCATCGTCTGCATCGGCGTCCTGCTGGACACCCTGCTGGTGCGCACGGTCCTGGTGCCGGCGCTGGCGTTCATGCTGGGTGAGCGCTTCTGGTGGCCCGGGCGAATCACCCGCGACCGCCCGGAGGACCTCCCGGCGTCGCCGGAGCTGGTCGCCGCCCGCGACTGACCGACAGGTAGCGACGGGGGCCGTGACGACAACGTCACGGCCCCCGTCGAGGTCAGTAGTCCAGGCAGACGCACTCGGTCATCAGCGCCCGCACGTTGCGCACGTACGACGGGTTGGGGATGGCCAGGGGCTTGCCCTCCTGCGCCACCGCACCGTGCCCGAAGTTGTACGAGGCGATGACCGCGTTGAGCAGGCAGGAGTTCAGCTCGGCGGTGCACAGGGCCGGATCGAGGCGGTAGTCGGCTTCGAAGTACATGTCGCCGATGTATTTCGTCGCCCAGGCCAGGTAGGTGGCGCCGAGGTAGGCGTTGTCCCGGTAGTCGTCGATCTCGTAGCTCTTCTCGAACCGCTGGTTCATCCAGGTCGCGGTGCCCGGCATCACCTGCATCAGCCCGACACCGCCGTCACAGGCGTAGATGTTGGACTGCCAGCCGCTCTCCTGCCAGGCGGTGGCCTTGAGCAGGGTGAGCGGGACCTTGATGTCCGGCGCGGAGGTCGGCCAGTAGGTGCGCCCGGCCGCGTCGGTCAGCGCCGCCTTCGCCTCGGCCCGGGTCGCCTGGGTGCCCTTGTACGTCGGCTTGCAGGAACTCGGTGCGGGCTTCGGCGGGGCCGGCGGGACCTGCGTCTCGGTGGGCGGCTTCGCCACGGCGCGTGGCTTCGGCGCCGTGCGGGTCGGCTTCTTCGTCGGCTTCTTCGTCGGCGTCGGGGTCGCGCTGAGGCTCGGCGCGGCGCCCATCGACTCCAGGGCGCTCACCGACGGGCTCGGCTCCCCGGTGGGCTCGTCGGCGGGGGCGTCCGTCGGCGCGTCGGTGACCGCCACCGGGGCGGCCAGGTCCTGCGGGCTCTCCCCCTTGGTGGCGCAGCCGACCAGCGTGCTCGCCAACAGGAACCCGGCGAGCACCGCGGTGCCCAGCCGTCTCGTCCGTCGAACCATGCCCTTGCCTCCCCCGATGTGATCCTCGCCGCACCCTAGCAAGGTTCAACTGGGCGGCGGTGCCCCTGCGACGGCGGCCGGGCCTGTTCCACCGGCTGCTCCAGATCCCCCACCGCCCGGTCCCGGGTGGCCCACGCCACCACGAAGACCACCGTCCAGAGCACCCCGAGCAGCACCGCCGCGGCGGTGCTGCTCGCCGTGTCCAGATCGAGGTAGAGCCGTGCGCCGCTGATCCCGAGCACCCCCGCGGCGGCGGCTGTCCAGGCGGCCACCGCCACCGGCCAGCGGGAACTGCGGGACACCAGCCAGGCCAGGGTGCACAGGCTCGCCGCGACCACGGCGTTCTGGGTCGGCAGCGGGGCCGAGTCGCCGCCACCCGGCGCGCTGCCGTGCGGCCCGGTCAGCTCGGCGACCACGGCCAGCACCACCAGCGGCACGAACGCGCCCACCGTGCCGACGACGCTGAGCAGGTCCGCCCGCCAGGGTCGGTTACGCCACGCCAGCACCGCGGCCACCAGCGCCACCAGCACGATCAGCACCGACCCTCGTACCACCGACACCACGACCATCGTGGCGTCGGCCGCGCCGGGGGTGCGCCGGGAGGCGAACCAGCCCGCGATGGCGCCGTCCAGGGCGGCCAACCCGCTGTTGCGGACCGCCACGCCGAGCAGACCCGCGATGGCGAGCCCGGCGACGAAGAGCAGCAGGAGCCCGGCGGCCAGATTGAGCAGCAGCGTCCACCCCGGCCCGATCCGCATGGCCACCAGGAAGAACAGCACCCCGTAGCGGGCCGTGAGCCAGCGCACCGGTGGCAGCGCGCCCGCCCGGGACAGCAGCGCGCGGACCGGGTCGGGATTGCGACCCAGCCACCGGCCGGCGAGCACCACACCCAGCAGGCCGGCCAGCAGCACCAGCGCCGCGCCGGTGGCCCGGCCGAGCAGTCGGGAGACCGTGTCGTACGACTCACCGGCGAGGTGACCGAGCAGGATCGAGCCGCCCACCCAGGTCACCACCCCGGCCAGGTTCCACAGGGCGAACCGGCGGTACGGCATGCCGGCCGCACCGGCCAACCGGGGCACCAACGTGCGAGCGAACGCCACCCAACGGGCCGCGAACACGCCCCGACCACCCAGCCGGGCGAGCATGGCGTCGGCCCGACCCCACCGCTGCGGCCCGACCCGGTGGCCCAGCCCGGCGCGCAGGCGGGGGCCGTAGCGCTGTCCGGCGCGGAAGGCCAGCCCGTCACCGAGGACCGCCGCGGCGATCATCGCGAGCAACGCCGGCGCGAGCCGCAAGGTACCGTTGTAGGTGAGGAAGCCGACGAGCAGCAGGGTAGCCTCACCCGGCACGAGCAGGCCGAAGATCACCGCGGTCTCGCCCGCCACGATCAGCGCGGCGACCAGGTAGATCCACAGGGTGGGCAGACCCTGCACCCAGGTCAGCAGGTCGTGCACTCAGGCCCCCGGGACACGGGAGCCAGCATGCCAGCCGGGGGAACCACCGGCACAGCAGTTTCACCATAGATCAGGGGCACCTGGGGGTGACCCCGACGCAGCCTGCGCGAGCGCAGGCGGAAGGATAGAGGGTATGCAGCTTCGCACCGACCTCCGCAACGTCGCCATCATCGCTCACGTCGACCACGGCAAGACCACCCTGGTCGACGCCATGTTGCGGCAGGCCGGGGCGTACGGCGCCCGGGGCGAGAACACCGAGCGGGTGATGGACTCGGGTGACCTGGAGCGCGAAAAGGGCATCACGATCCTGGCCAAGAACACCGGTGTGCGCTACCTGCCCGCGGACGGCTCCGACCCGGTCACCATCAACATCATCGACACCCCCGGCCACGCCGACTTCGGTGGCGAGGTGGAGCGCGGCCTCACCATGGTCGACGGCGTGGTGCTGCTCGTCGACGCCAGCGAGGGCCCGCTGCCGCAGACCCGCTTCGTGCTGCGCAAGGCGCTGCGGGCCCGGATGCCGATCATCCTGGTGATCAACAAGGTGGACCGGCCCGACGCCCGGATCAAGGAGGTCGTGGACGACACCTACGAGCTCTTCCTCGACCTGGACGCCGACGAGGAGCAGATCGACTTCCCGATCGTCTACGCGTGCGCCCGCGACGGCATCGCCTCGCTGACCCAGCCCGCCGACGGCTCGGTGCCCGACGACAGCACCTCCCTGGAGCCGCTGTTCCGCACCCTGCTCGACACCATCCCGCCGCCCTCGTACGACGAGGGCGCGCCGTTGCAGGCCCACGTCACCAACCTCGACGCCTCGCCGTTCCTCGGCCGGCTGGCGCTGTGCCGGGTCCGCCAGGGCACCATCAACAAGGGTCAGACGGTGACCTGGTGCCGCACCGACGGCAGCACCCAGCGGGTCCGCATCTCCGAGATGCTGATGACCGAGGGCCTGGAGCGCACGTCGGCCGAGACCGCCGGCCCGGGCGACATCATCGCCGTCGCCGGCATCCCGGAGATCATGATCGGTGAGACCCTCGCCGACCTCGAGAACCCGGTCGCGCTGCCGCTGATCACCGTCGACGAGCCGGCCATCTCGATGACCATCGGCACCAACACCTCGCCGCTGGTCGGCCGGGTCAAGGGCGCCAAGGTCACCGCCCGGATGGTCAAGGACCGGCTCGACAAGGAGCTGATCGGCAACGTGTCGCTGCGGGTGCTGCCCACCGAGCGGCCGGACGCCTGGGAGGTGCAGGGCCGCGGTGAGCTGGCGCTGGCCATCCTGGTCGAGCAGATGCGCCGGGAGAACTACGAGCTGACCGTCGGCAAGCCGCAGGTGGTCACCAAGGAGATCGACGGCAAGACCTGCGAGCCGGTCGAGCGGCTGACCATCGACGCCCCGGAGGAATACCTGGGCGCGATCACCCAGCTCCTCGCCACCCGTAAGGGCCGGATGGAGCAGCTGGTCAACCACGGCACCGGCTGGATCCGGATGGAGTGGCTGGTTCCGGCGCGCGGCCTGATCGGCTTCCGCACCGAGTTCCTCACCGACACGCGGGGCACCGGCATCCTGCACCACGTCTTCGAGTCCTACGAGCCGTGGTTCGGCGAGCTGCGCACCCGCAACAACGGCTCCCTGGTCGCCGACCGGGCCGGCGCGGTCACCGCCTTCGCGATGACCAACCTGCAGGAGCGCGGTCAGCTCTTCGTCGACCCGACAACCGAGGTGTACGAGGGCATGATCGTCGGGGAGAACTCCCGCTCCGACGACATGGACGTCAACATCACCAAGGAGAAGAAGCTCACCAACATGCGGCAGTCGACCTCCGACGAGACCGAGAAGCTGGTCCCGCCGCGCAAGCTCTCGCTGGAGCAGGCACTGGAGTTCTGCCGCGAGGACGAGTGCGTCGAGGTCACCCCGGCCACGGTCCGGATCCGCAAGGTGGTGCTCGACCAGCAGCTGCGGGGCCGGGCCACCGCCCGCCGCAAGCACGCCGGCTGAGCACACCAGCACCCGACACCGGGCGCGTCGGCCGCTTGCGGCCGGCGCGCCCGTCGGTTTTTCCCAGGGGTACGCGGGCCAGCCCGACCGGCTGCCGCCGATCGGCTACGGTCACCGGCATGATCTGGGATGATCTCGACGCCCACCTGGACAGGGTGCCCGGCACCGTCTCGGCGTACGTGGGCCGACCCGACGCGCCGCCGACCTGGACCCGCCACCCGGACGCCGCCCACTACGCGGCGAGCACCATGAAGGTGGCGGTGCTCGCCGCCCTGCACCGCGCCGCCGATGCCGGCACGCTGGACCTGGACGCCCCGGTCCCCGTGGTCAACGAGTTCGACTCCGCCCAGCCCGGCGCGCCCCGGTTCTCCTGCGCCCAGCACTACGACAACGACGACGCGGTCTGGGACCGGCTGGGCGGCACGGCGTCGCTGCGCTGGCTGGCCGACCGGATGATCGTGCGATCCAGCAACCTGGCCACCAACCTGGTCATCGGGCACGTCGGGCTGCCCGCGGTGGCCGAGGTGTGGGCGCGCACCGGCGCCCGCACCAGCGTCACGGGCCGCGGCATCGAGGACTTCGCCGCCCGCGAGGCCGGCATCACCAACACGGTCACCGCCGCCGACCTGGCCGCCCTGCTCGGCGCGCTGGCCACCGGGGCCGACACCCCGGGCCGGCTCGCCTCGCCGGCCGGCTGCACGGCCATGCTGGACGTCCTCATCGCCCAGGAGCACCGCGAGGACCTGGCCGCCGGCCTGCCCGAGGGCACCCGCATCGCGCACAAGAGCGGTTGGGTACGCGGGGTCCGACACGGTGCCGGCCTGGTCCTGCCCGACGACGCCCCGCCGTACCTGATCACCGTCTGCACCACCACGGACCTGGCCGGTGGCGACGACGAGGTCGAGGACGACGCCTGCCGGCTGCTCGCACACATCTCCGCGCAGGTCTGGGCCGCCCGTCACCAGCTCTGACCACGACCCGCCGTTGCGGCTAGGCTGCTCGCACCCCCACCCCGGAGCTGCCGATGCCCCGCAGTC
This portion of the Micromonospora zamorensis genome encodes:
- a CDS encoding lytic transglycosylase domain-containing protein, encoding MVRRTRRLGTAVLAGFLLASTLVGCATKGESPQDLAAPVAVTDAPTDAPADEPTGEPSPSVSALESMGAAPSLSATPTPTKKPTKKPTRTAPKPRAVAKPPTETQVPPAPPKPAPSSCKPTYKGTQATRAEAKAALTDAAGRTYWPTSAPDIKVPLTLLKATAWQESGWQSNIYACDGGVGLMQVMPGTATWMNQRFEKSYEIDDYRDNAYLGATYLAWATKYIGDMYFEADYRLDPALCTAELNSCLLNAVIASYNFGHGAVAQEGKPLAIPNPSYVRNVRALMTECVCLDY
- a CDS encoding DedA family protein — its product is MHDLLTWVQGLPTLWIYLVAALIVAGETAVIFGLLVPGEATLLLVGFLTYNGTLRLAPALLAMIAAAVLGDGLAFRAGQRYGPRLRAGLGHRVGPQRWGRADAMLARLGGRGVFAARWVAFARTLVPRLAGAAGMPYRRFALWNLAGVVTWVGGSILLGHLAGESYDTVSRLLGRATGAALVLLAGLLGVVLAGRWLGRNPDPVRALLSRAGALPPVRWLTARYGVLFFLVAMRIGPGWTLLLNLAAGLLLLFVAGLAIAGLLGVAVRNSGLAALDGAIAGWFASRRTPGAADATMVVVSVVRGSVLIVLVALVAAVLAWRNRPWRADLLSVVGTVGAFVPLVVLAVVAELTGPHGSAPGGGDSAPLPTQNAVVAASLCTLAWLVSRSSRWPVAVAAWTAAAAGVLGISGARLYLDLDTASSTAAAVLLGVLWTVVFVVAWATRDRAVGDLEQPVEQARPPSQGHRRPVEPC
- the typA gene encoding translational GTPase TypA, with translation MQLRTDLRNVAIIAHVDHGKTTLVDAMLRQAGAYGARGENTERVMDSGDLEREKGITILAKNTGVRYLPADGSDPVTINIIDTPGHADFGGEVERGLTMVDGVVLLVDASEGPLPQTRFVLRKALRARMPIILVINKVDRPDARIKEVVDDTYELFLDLDADEEQIDFPIVYACARDGIASLTQPADGSVPDDSTSLEPLFRTLLDTIPPPSYDEGAPLQAHVTNLDASPFLGRLALCRVRQGTINKGQTVTWCRTDGSTQRVRISEMLMTEGLERTSAETAGPGDIIAVAGIPEIMIGETLADLENPVALPLITVDEPAISMTIGTNTSPLVGRVKGAKVTARMVKDRLDKELIGNVSLRVLPTERPDAWEVQGRGELALAILVEQMRRENYELTVGKPQVVTKEIDGKTCEPVERLTIDAPEEYLGAITQLLATRKGRMEQLVNHGTGWIRMEWLVPARGLIGFRTEFLTDTRGTGILHHVFESYEPWFGELRTRNNGSLVADRAGAVTAFAMTNLQERGQLFVDPTTEVYEGMIVGENSRSDDMDVNITKEKKLTNMRQSTSDETEKLVPPRKLSLEQALEFCREDECVEVTPATVRIRKVVLDQQLRGRATARRKHAG
- a CDS encoding serine hydrolase codes for the protein MIWDDLDAHLDRVPGTVSAYVGRPDAPPTWTRHPDAAHYAASTMKVAVLAALHRAADAGTLDLDAPVPVVNEFDSAQPGAPRFSCAQHYDNDDAVWDRLGGTASLRWLADRMIVRSSNLATNLVIGHVGLPAVAEVWARTGARTSVTGRGIEDFAAREAGITNTVTAADLAALLGALATGADTPGRLASPAGCTAMLDVLIAQEHREDLAAGLPEGTRIAHKSGWVRGVRHGAGLVLPDDAPPYLITVCTTTDLAGGDDEVEDDACRLLAHISAQVWAARHQL